The proteins below are encoded in one region of Chiloscyllium plagiosum isolate BGI_BamShark_2017 chromosome 7, ASM401019v2, whole genome shotgun sequence:
- the b3galt1b gene encoding beta-1,3-galactosyltransferase 1 — MASKVSCLYILTVVCWASALWYLSATRPSSSYVGHSSFSRIAVERKNFSFTNIRTRSLNPHNFNYLINEPNKCKQLSPFLVILVSTTHKEFDARQAIRETWGDENNFKGVQLVTLFLLGKNTDNVLNEMVEQESQIFHDIIVEDFLDSYHNLTLKTLMGLKWIANFCSTAKYVMKTDSDIFVNMDNLIYKLLKPNTKPRRRYFTGYVINGGPIRDIRSKWYMPRDLYPDNNYPPFCSGTGYVFSTDVAEAIYKTSLHTRMLHLEDVYVGLCLRKLGIHPFQNSGFNHWKVSYSLCRYRRLITVHQISPEEMQRIWNEMSSKKHLRC; from the coding sequence ATGGCTTCGAAGGTCTCATGTTTATATATTTTAACAGTTGTTTGCTGGGCAAGTGCTCTTTGGTACTTGAGTGCAACTCGTCCTTCATCATCTTATGTCGGGCACAGCTCATTTTCCCGTATTGCGGTTGAGAGAAAAAATTTCAGCTTTACTAATATTCGAACTCGTTCCCTGAATCCACATAATTTCAATTATCTTATTAATGAGCCTAACAAATGTAAGCAACTTAGCCCTTTTTTAGTGATTCTTGTAAGCACAACACACAAAGAGTTTGATGCACGGCAGGCCATAAGGGAAACATGGGGAGATGAAAACAACTTCAAAGGAGTACAACTGGTCACCTTATTTCTGCTTGGAAAGAACACAGACAATGTTTTGAATGAGATGGTTGAACAGGAGAGCCAAATATTTCATGACATTATTGTGGAGGACTTTCTAGATTCCTACCATAACCTTACTCTGAAAACTTTAATGGGTCTGAAATGGATAGCCAACTTTTGTTCAACAGCAAAGTATGTAATGAAAACTGACAGTGATATTTTTGTCAATATGGACAATTTGATATACAAATTACTCAAACCAAACACAAAGCCACGGAGAAGATATTTTACTGGCTATGTTATTAATGGGGGACCAATAAGGGACATTCGCAGCAAGTGGTATATGCCTAGAGATTTATACCCTGACAACAATTACCCACCATTCTGTTCAGGCACAGGATATGTCTTTTCTACAGATGTGGCTGAAGCTATTTATAAAACATCTCTTCATACTAGAATGCTGCATCTTGAGGATGTCTATGTTGGACTCTGCCTGCGTAAACTTGGCATTCATCCCTTTCAGAATAGTGGTTTCAATCATTGGAAGGTTTCATACAGTTTGTGCAGGTATCGTAGACTAATTACAGTGCACCAGATATCTCCTGAAGAAATGCAGAGGATTTGGAATGAAATGTCAAGCAAAAAACATCTTCGATGCTAA